In the Paraflavitalea devenefica genome, one interval contains:
- a CDS encoding sigma-70 family RNA polymerase sigma factor has product MEELRPLLTTYAYNILGSYEEAKDVVQDAFLKFMDIDSDKIEDKRNYLIRTVVNLSINAKKRQQKIVAAYTGPWLPEPVATEKADAAIVQKEVLSYSLMVLLEKLNARQRAVFILKEAFDYDHEEIAGVLDISVENSRKLLSRAKVQLQKGTPVSRQPQPVQTGYIDKYLSAIREGDTRQLEQMLHDEVVLLSDGGGKAVAATKPLMGIKSVISFLVGVFTKSYKETRIEQGEVNHEPALFYYHNGQLVTCQIFSIRDGQVENFYFMRNPDKLKELQK; this is encoded by the coding sequence ATGGAAGAGTTAAGGCCGTTGTTGACTACTTACGCTTATAATATCCTCGGATCTTATGAAGAAGCAAAAGACGTGGTGCAGGATGCCTTCCTGAAGTTCATGGATATAGACAGTGATAAGATCGAGGATAAGCGCAACTACCTAATACGTACAGTTGTTAACCTTTCCATTAATGCCAAGAAAAGGCAACAGAAGATCGTGGCTGCGTATACTGGTCCCTGGCTGCCGGAACCGGTAGCTACGGAAAAGGCCGATGCGGCCATTGTGCAAAAAGAGGTGTTATCGTATTCCCTGATGGTGTTATTGGAGAAACTGAATGCCCGGCAGCGGGCTGTTTTCATTCTCAAAGAGGCATTCGATTATGACCATGAAGAGATTGCCGGTGTGCTTGACATCAGTGTGGAAAACTCCAGGAAGCTGTTGAGCCGGGCCAAAGTACAACTTCAAAAAGGGACGCCCGTTAGCCGTCAGCCCCAACCTGTACAAACAGGTTATATTGATAAATACCTTTCCGCCATCCGGGAAGGCGATACCCGGCAACTGGAGCAAATGCTGCATGATGAGGTGGTCCTCCTGTCAGACGGAGGTGGAAAGGCAGTGGCCGCTACCAAACCGCTCATGGGCATTAAATCCGTTATCAGCTTCCTGGTGGGTGTTTTCACCAAGAGTTATAAAGAGACCCGTATTGAACAAGGAGAAGTGAATCATGAGCCTGCCTTGTTCTATTACCACAATGGACAATTGGTTACCTGCCAGATCTTTTCCATCCGGGACGGGCAGGTGGAGAACTTTTATTTTATGCGCAATCCCGATAAATTAAAAGAGCTTCAAAAATAA
- the pbpC gene encoding penicillin-binding protein 1C translates to MKLGCKWLLITSGGLFLLFLLLQWIFPLPDQVEYSTIITDHKGEVIHAFLTKDEKWRMKTTLEEISPLLRKTIIEKEDQYFYYHPGVNVLAIGRAMAKNIFRLKRTSGASTITMQVARALEPKRRTWFNKLVEMFRAFELEWRYSKDEILQLYLNLVPYGGNIEGVKSASILYFKKNPDHLSLAEITALSIIPNRPSSLVMGKHNDLIVQERNRWLKKFAAGKVFTEKEIQDALSEPLHATRGVVPKLIPHLAYRLKRQGGDIIATNIDMNTQSKVEKLVEDYARTLRLKNIRNAAVVIINNHTHNVVTYVGSSGFYDTLDAGQVNGAAAIRQPGSTLKPLLYGLCIDEGLMTPKAVITDVAVNYDGYAPENYDKQFNGYVTMEYALEHSLNIPAVKGLRMLGKDKLVHKLAACDFRQIKKDQKKLGLSMVLGGCGATLEELTGLYSSFAHEGKYFRPNYTRAIDGALSTAEANNRSDYAVISPAATFMINEMLSKVNRPDFPLNWQSTEHMPKIAWKTGTSYGRRDAWSIGYNKNYTVGIWVGNFSALGIPELSGANVATPLLFRVFNTIDYDSDQEWFTQPKDCDSRLVCSETGMAPTDHCHNTVTDYFIPLISSTQACNNMQEVMISPDAKLSYCKLCMPAAGYKKQWYKTVSAEMQQYYDEHHIAYQKIPEHNPNCEKIFAGGAPAITSPRNGAEYLISSKHPEPLQLTCQTGNDVSKVYWYINNRFFKAAEVKTKQFFIPEEGPVKISCTDDKGRNRNIWIRVRYVNM, encoded by the coding sequence TTGAAGTTAGGGTGTAAATGGTTGCTGATCACCAGCGGTGGCCTGTTCCTGCTTTTCCTCTTGCTGCAATGGATATTCCCCCTGCCCGACCAGGTGGAATATTCTACCATCATTACCGATCACAAAGGCGAGGTAATACATGCTTTTCTGACGAAAGATGAAAAGTGGCGCATGAAAACGACGCTGGAAGAGATATCACCCCTACTGCGCAAGACCATCATTGAAAAGGAAGATCAATACTTTTATTACCATCCCGGTGTAAATGTGCTGGCTATTGGCCGGGCAATGGCGAAGAATATCTTCCGGCTGAAACGTACATCCGGCGCCAGTACCATCACCATGCAGGTAGCCCGGGCCCTGGAGCCCAAACGGCGCACCTGGTTCAATAAGCTGGTAGAAATGTTCAGGGCCTTTGAGCTGGAATGGAGATACAGTAAAGACGAGATCTTACAACTGTACCTGAACCTGGTGCCTTATGGCGGCAATATTGAAGGGGTCAAGAGCGCATCCATCCTGTATTTCAAAAAGAATCCCGATCACCTTTCCCTGGCCGAGATCACAGCCCTGTCTATCATCCCCAACCGCCCTTCCTCCCTCGTCATGGGTAAGCACAATGACCTTATCGTACAGGAAAGGAACCGCTGGTTAAAGAAGTTTGCCGCCGGCAAAGTGTTTACGGAAAAAGAAATACAGGATGCCCTGAGCGAACCCCTGCATGCTACCCGGGGCGTTGTACCTAAACTGATCCCCCACCTCGCCTACCGGTTAAAGCGGCAGGGCGGTGATATCATCGCCACGAATATTGACATGAACACCCAATCCAAAGTGGAGAAACTGGTGGAGGATTATGCCCGCACACTACGCCTGAAGAACATCCGCAATGCAGCCGTAGTGATCATCAACAACCACACCCATAATGTGGTAACCTATGTAGGTTCTTCCGGCTTTTATGATACCCTCGATGCCGGGCAGGTGAATGGCGCCGCTGCGATCCGCCAGCCGGGCAGCACCTTAAAGCCGCTGCTGTATGGCTTGTGTATAGACGAAGGTTTGATGACCCCCAAAGCGGTGATCACCGATGTAGCGGTCAACTATGACGGCTATGCACCCGAAAACTATGACAAGCAATTCAACGGATATGTAACCATGGAATACGCGCTGGAGCATTCCCTCAATATACCAGCCGTTAAAGGATTAAGGATGCTGGGAAAAGATAAGCTGGTGCATAAGCTGGCCGCCTGCGATTTCCGGCAGATCAAAAAAGACCAAAAGAAACTGGGACTGTCGATGGTACTGGGAGGATGTGGCGCTACCCTCGAAGAACTGACGGGCTTGTACAGCTCCTTTGCGCATGAAGGAAAATACTTCAGGCCGAACTATACCAGGGCAATAGACGGAGCGCTTTCCACAGCCGAAGCAAATAACCGCAGCGACTATGCGGTCATCAGCCCTGCCGCCACCTTTATGATCAATGAAATGCTGTCGAAAGTTAACCGGCCCGACTTCCCCCTCAACTGGCAAAGCACGGAGCACATGCCCAAGATAGCCTGGAAAACAGGCACCTCTTATGGCCGCCGGGATGCCTGGAGTATTGGTTACAATAAGAACTACACGGTAGGTATATGGGTAGGCAATTTCTCGGCCCTCGGCATTCCGGAACTAAGCGGCGCCAATGTAGCCACTCCTCTCCTGTTCAGGGTATTCAATACCATAGATTATGACAGCGACCAGGAATGGTTTACTCAACCGAAGGATTGCGACAGCCGCCTCGTTTGTTCAGAGACCGGCATGGCGCCAACAGACCATTGCCACAACACGGTAACAGATTATTTCATTCCGCTCATCTCTTCTACGCAGGCCTGCAACAACATGCAGGAGGTAATGATTTCTCCAGATGCCAAACTATCTTATTGCAAGCTCTGTATGCCGGCAGCAGGTTACAAAAAACAATGGTATAAAACGGTGTCTGCAGAAATGCAGCAATACTATGATGAGCACCACATCGCCTATCAAAAAATACCGGAACACAATCCCAACTGTGAAAAGATCTTTGCCGGTGGAGCACCAGCCATCACCTCCCCCCGGAATGGCGCTGAATATCTTATCAGCAGCAAACATCCCGAACCCTTGCAGCTAACCTGTCAAACCGGTAATGACGTAAGCAAAGTCTACTGGTACATCAACAACCGCTTCTTTAAAGCAGCGGAAGTGAAGACCAAGCAATTCTTTATCCCTGAAGAAGGACCGGTCAAAATATCCTGCACGGATGATAAGGGCAGGAACAGGAATATATGGATCAGGGTGCGGTACGTGAATATGTGA
- a CDS encoding head GIN domain-containing protein encodes MKKLLLILCTATILFSSCDFVTGERVKGNGNVKTEERSETGFTGVVSGINFETYVGIGPYAVKIEAEENIIPYIETFVDNGVLKIHTKDGFWLKPRRTVKVYVTAPRLNKINSEGNGNVFSTTKITDSARIDLNVGGNAKMKVEVDAPEIDADLGGNGGIEIKGQTRDFKCKITGNGEIEAFDLQTESASMEVMGNGNANVTASVKLDVRITGNGNVRYKGNAQTSTHITGNGNVRKVD; translated from the coding sequence ATGAAAAAGCTCCTTCTTATTCTTTGCACTGCTACTATTTTATTTTCCTCCTGTGACTTTGTGACCGGCGAACGGGTCAAGGGAAATGGTAATGTGAAAACAGAAGAACGCTCAGAAACCGGTTTTACCGGCGTTGTCTCAGGCATCAATTTTGAAACTTATGTAGGCATTGGTCCTTACGCAGTAAAAATTGAAGCAGAAGAAAATATTATCCCTTACATTGAAACTTTTGTAGACAATGGGGTGCTGAAGATCCATACCAAAGATGGCTTCTGGTTAAAACCCCGCCGCACCGTGAAGGTATATGTTACAGCTCCCCGCTTAAACAAAATCAACTCAGAAGGAAACGGGAATGTATTCAGTACTACAAAGATTACTGATTCTGCCAGGATTGACCTGAATGTAGGTGGCAATGCCAAAATGAAGGTGGAAGTAGATGCTCCTGAAATTGATGCAGACCTTGGTGGCAATGGTGGTATTGAGATAAAAGGACAGACCCGCGACTTCAAGTGCAAAATAACCGGTAATGGAGAGATTGAAGCTTTTGATCTGCAAACAGAATCAGCCAGTATGGAGGTTATGGGTAATGGTAATGCGAATGTCACGGCCAGTGTAAAGCTGGATGTACGGATCACTGGCAATGGCAATGTGCGCTATAAAGGCAATGCCCAGACTTCCACACATATTACCGGGAATGGAAATGTCAGGAAAGTTGATTAG
- a CDS encoding carboxymuconolactone decarboxylase family protein: MERIPHSEWPEGMYPLMANVEAYIAKSGLDQKLVKLLKFRVSQINSCAYCLDMHYKEAIHIGETPQRLYSVSAWRETPYYTPKEQAALAFAETLTHLPAEEHSDHIHDELDKYFSKKEIAHLTLVIAQINTWNRLVRSFGTVPGGYQVREKAAAN; this comes from the coding sequence ATGGAAAGGATTCCCCATTCAGAGTGGCCTGAAGGCATGTACCCGCTCATGGCCAATGTAGAAGCCTATATTGCCAAATCAGGGCTTGATCAGAAACTGGTAAAGCTGCTGAAATTCAGGGTGTCACAAATTAACAGTTGCGCTTATTGCCTTGATATGCATTACAAGGAAGCTATTCATATAGGCGAAACACCCCAGCGGCTTTACTCCGTATCAGCCTGGCGGGAGACACCCTATTATACACCCAAAGAGCAGGCGGCCCTGGCTTTTGCAGAAACGCTGACCCACCTGCCCGCGGAAGAGCACAGCGATCATATTCATGATGAGCTGGACAAGTATTTTTCTAAAAAGGAAATTGCCCATCTTACCCTGGTGATTGCACAGATCAATACATGGAACCGCCTTGTACGTTCTTTTGGTACGGTGCCTGGTGGTTATCAGGTAAGGGAAAAAGCTGCGGCCAATTAA
- a CDS encoding MFS transporter has product MSRKERIILFILACLNFTHILDFMIMMPLGNYLMPYFKISTHFFSWIVAAYPVTACISGLIAAFYVDRFDRKKVLLFAYCGFIIGTVCCGIAPGPGLLMAARVLTGVFGGLIGAQVLSIIADIFPYEKRGQAMGTIFMAFSVASIVGVPFSLYLASLISWHAPFIFIGILGACIVPFIIRFLPSMKVHLAPVTAGEAPYKPDVSKVLGDIVDNKAQLTALFLSGLLMLGHFMIIPFINPYMEFNKGFTKTQTPLIYMIGGGCTLVSSFIIGKLSDKYGKFRIFTICMLCSLAPIFFITNMPGIPFVAVLAIFAVWFVFSSGRNIPAQAMITTVVNPAQRGQFMSFISSFQQLFTGLASIIAGLIVVEGANGKIQRYNWVGYLSVAIVASTFFIAQRLAKHQKLR; this is encoded by the coding sequence ATGAGTCGCAAGGAAAGGATCATTCTCTTCATATTAGCCTGCCTGAATTTTACCCATATACTTGATTTCATGATCATGATGCCCCTGGGTAATTACCTCATGCCGTATTTCAAGATATCTACCCATTTTTTTAGCTGGATAGTAGCAGCTTATCCTGTTACGGCCTGTATATCAGGATTGATCGCTGCTTTTTATGTTGACCGCTTTGACCGTAAGAAGGTATTGCTCTTTGCCTATTGCGGTTTTATTATTGGTACGGTATGTTGCGGTATTGCCCCTGGTCCCGGCCTGCTGATGGCTGCCCGTGTACTGACAGGGGTATTTGGCGGATTGATCGGTGCGCAGGTATTGTCTATCATTGCCGATATATTCCCTTATGAAAAAAGAGGGCAGGCGATGGGGACTATTTTCATGGCTTTTTCTGTAGCGTCTATTGTGGGTGTTCCCTTCAGCCTGTACCTGGCCAGTCTTATTAGCTGGCATGCGCCGTTTATCTTTATCGGCATCCTGGGAGCCTGTATTGTGCCTTTTATTATCCGTTTCCTCCCGTCTATGAAGGTGCACCTGGCGCCTGTAACCGCCGGAGAGGCGCCTTATAAACCCGATGTGTCTAAAGTATTGGGTGATATTGTAGATAATAAGGCGCAGTTAACAGCTTTGTTCCTGTCGGGCTTACTCATGCTGGGCCACTTTATGATCATACCTTTTATTAATCCCTACATGGAATTTAATAAAGGCTTTACCAAGACACAAACACCCCTCATTTATATGATTGGGGGCGGCTGTACGTTGGTGTCGTCGTTTATCATTGGTAAGTTGTCTGACAAGTATGGTAAGTTCAGGATCTTTACTATTTGTATGTTGTGCTCGCTGGCGCCTATCTTTTTCATTACGAATATGCCGGGTATTCCCTTTGTAGCCGTACTGGCCATTTTTGCTGTATGGTTTGTGTTCTCTTCCGGCCGTAATATACCGGCGCAGGCCATGATCACTACGGTGGTGAACCCGGCACAGCGCGGGCAGTTCATGAGTTTTATTTCTTCTTTCCAGCAATTGTTTACCGGCCTGGCTTCCATTATCGCAGGTTTGATCGTGGTGGAAGGCGCCAATGGGAAGATACAGCGGTATAACTGGGTAGGTTATTTAAGCGTGGCCATTGTGGCCAGTACTTTTTTTATTGCACAGCGACTGGCAAAGCACCAGAAGCTGCGTTAA
- a CDS encoding alpha-2-macroglobulin family protein — MRKQLLAVTTVVVVIFLLACNRSIVNLDYTNAKGEVQSLGNLVFRFDKSLVADSLLNQWDSTDYISFEPKIPGRFRWESPDQLVFSPARPLPPATSFKAKLNSDILQHSKYGKIGKADEITFATPYLQLDNTNVTWTLADERSTSAVPQVDLYFNYPVNPATIKEKMKLEIGGKTASYDVLTLSNDSKISLRVLGIKAEDKDLDAQVTLDKGLVPEGGSNGTKEAIENKLVIPSPFNLSINDVTAEHDGTGGTVYVRTSQQVVMENISSRLQFDPAVKFTVQQTEDGFSINSESFDADKTYAVTIAKGLRGRIGGVLREEYKGNVAFGELEPALRFGNSKGVYLSSKGSQNIEVKITNIPKVKVIISKIYESNLLFAQRYGYYPQDSRRGTEEGDGEYYEEDYYGGGGDLSVGDVIYEKEIETRTLPKYGNSRLFTFNVEDRLPDFKGIYHIKIRSTTDYWVTDSRFISKSDLGLIAKEGKDKIFVFTNSIKTAEAVNGVNVVAYGNNNQVLGMGTTNADGVAELTLTRKEFAGFRPAMIIAKTADDFNYLPFNNTRVNTSRFEVGGKRSNSTGLDAFIYAERDIYRPGEKVNFSVILRDRQWKSPGELPVKMKFLLPNGKELKTFRKTLNAQGSLEGDVDIAVSAITGSYTLEVYTSNDVLLGSKNFSIEEFVPDRIKVSAKLDKPFLLPGQTGNLSINAVNFFGPPAANRNYEAEVQVKQKYFAPKKYNRYNFGIQNQAISFEKDVKEGSTDDNGNASMSYAVPDIYANKGLLQATFYATVFDETGRPVSRTAAADIFTQNVFFGIGSDGYWYYPLNQSIRFPLIALDKNENLAAGAKAEVKVIKHDYRTILRKEGSYFRYESQQDDKVVAQQVVAVSGENTAFSFVPRSPGNYEVRVAIPGASSYVSRTFYSYGFWGGDNSSFEVDAEGNIDIELDKSTYQSGESAKVLFKTPFSGRMLVTMETDKVVSYQYVNVENRSASVDLKLTAEHLPNVYVTATLIKPHDVSEIPLTVAHGFQSIRVEEKDRKIAVAIEAQKAVRSRTRQTVKVKAAPGSYVTLAAVDNGVLQVSDFQTPDPYGYFYAPKSLEVSAYDMYPLLFPELKARLSSTGGDGDLEMNKRTNPMPAKRIKIVSYWSGIAKADGSGNASFEFDIPQFSGEVRLMAVAYKDESFGSSESAITVADPLVLSTALPRFLSPGDTATVPVIITNTTAKSTSATATLNVSGPLKVIGDSRQSVSLNANSENRAVFQVVATPAVNVGKVAVEVQGLGEKFSDETEISVRPASPLQVLTGGGSITGSNTQRVAIPVNDFLPGSSDYQLIVSRSPALELGKQLRYLVQYPYGCTEQTVSAAFPQLYYEDMVQQMQGKQMANSGANWNVLEAIRKIKLRQLYTGGVTLWDGEGEEQWWASVYAAHFLIEAQKAGFDVDKSVLNGLTNFLNSRLKNKETILYYYNQKEQKKIAPKEVPYSLYVLALAGKPNVSAMNYYKANPQLLSLDGKYLLSVAYAIAGDKAKFRELLPTSFTGEVSVAQTGGSFYSDIRDEAVALNALLDVDPGNPQIPTMTKHVADKLKQRYWYSTQECSFSFLALGKQARAANNATVTADVKVNGKTVGTAGTNVLKLNAKQLGNNNVEIITKGEGRLYYYWQSEGISASGSYKEEDNYIRVRRKFFDRYGRVVSGNSFKQNDMIVVQITLEKTYSGDVDNIVIADLLPAGFEIENPRTKEIPGMDWIKDAHTPTALDVRDDRINLFVNLQSTKQTYYYAVRAVSPGLYHMGPVSADAMYNGEYHSYNGAGVIRVTQ, encoded by the coding sequence ATGCGTAAACAACTGTTAGCTGTAACAACCGTAGTGGTTGTTATTTTTTTGCTTGCCTGTAACCGCAGTATTGTAAATCTTGATTATACCAATGCCAAAGGGGAAGTACAATCCCTCGGCAACCTGGTATTCCGTTTTGATAAATCCCTCGTAGCCGATTCCCTGCTGAACCAGTGGGACTCTACCGACTATATTTCTTTTGAACCCAAGATACCCGGCCGCTTCCGGTGGGAGTCGCCAGACCAACTGGTATTCTCCCCTGCCCGGCCCTTACCACCCGCTACCAGTTTCAAGGCTAAGCTGAACAGCGATATCCTTCAACACAGTAAGTATGGTAAGATCGGCAAGGCCGATGAGATTACTTTTGCCACGCCTTACCTGCAACTGGATAATACGAACGTTACCTGGACGCTGGCCGATGAGCGCAGCACTTCGGCTGTACCACAGGTAGACCTTTATTTCAATTATCCTGTGAACCCCGCCACCATTAAGGAAAAGATGAAACTGGAGATTGGTGGCAAAACAGCCAGTTATGACGTGCTTACCCTCTCCAACGATAGCAAGATATCCCTGCGTGTATTGGGCATAAAAGCAGAAGACAAAGACCTCGATGCCCAGGTAACACTGGATAAAGGACTGGTACCGGAAGGCGGCTCCAATGGCACCAAAGAGGCCATTGAAAACAAGCTCGTTATTCCTTCTCCATTTAACCTCAGCATTAATGACGTGACTGCTGAGCATGATGGCACCGGCGGAACTGTGTATGTGCGTACCAGTCAACAGGTGGTGATGGAAAATATCAGTTCCCGCCTGCAGTTTGACCCGGCTGTAAAGTTCACGGTACAACAAACAGAAGACGGGTTCAGCATTAACAGTGAAAGTTTCGATGCCGATAAAACCTACGCTGTTACGATTGCCAAGGGATTGCGTGGCCGCATTGGCGGCGTATTAAGGGAAGAGTACAAGGGCAATGTAGCTTTTGGTGAACTGGAACCTGCCCTTCGTTTTGGCAACAGTAAAGGAGTTTATTTGTCATCCAAGGGCAGCCAGAATATTGAAGTGAAGATCACGAATATACCCAAGGTAAAGGTGATCATTTCCAAGATCTATGAAAGCAACCTGTTGTTTGCGCAACGGTATGGTTATTATCCCCAGGATTCCCGGAGGGGAACAGAGGAGGGGGATGGTGAATATTATGAAGAGGATTATTATGGTGGTGGCGGTGATCTGTCGGTAGGTGATGTGATCTATGAGAAGGAGATCGAGACCCGCACCCTGCCCAAGTATGGCAATAGCCGCCTGTTTACGTTTAATGTGGAAGACCGCCTGCCCGACTTCAAGGGTATTTATCATATCAAGATCCGCTCTACTACCGATTACTGGGTTACGGATAGCCGTTTTATCTCCAAATCAGATCTTGGGTTAATTGCCAAAGAAGGCAAGGACAAGATCTTTGTATTTACCAATTCTATTAAAACGGCTGAAGCGGTGAATGGCGTGAATGTGGTTGCCTATGGTAATAATAACCAGGTATTGGGCATGGGCACTACGAATGCCGATGGTGTGGCCGAACTAACGCTTACGCGCAAGGAGTTTGCCGGTTTCCGTCCGGCTATGATCATCGCCAAAACGGCTGATGATTTCAATTACCTGCCTTTTAATAATACCCGGGTCAATACTTCCCGCTTTGAAGTGGGCGGCAAACGCAGCAATAGCACCGGCCTCGATGCCTTTATTTATGCTGAAAGGGATATTTACCGGCCGGGAGAAAAGGTGAATTTCTCCGTGATCCTGCGCGACAGGCAATGGAAATCACCCGGTGAGCTGCCGGTGAAGATGAAGTTCCTGCTGCCGAATGGTAAAGAGCTGAAGACTTTCCGTAAGACCCTCAATGCGCAAGGTTCATTGGAAGGCGATGTAGATATAGCGGTATCTGCTATTACCGGTAGCTATACCCTGGAAGTGTATACCTCCAATGATGTATTACTGGGTAGCAAGAATTTCAGCATTGAAGAGTTTGTGCCCGACAGGATCAAGGTATCTGCCAAACTGGACAAGCCATTCCTGTTACCCGGACAGACAGGCAACCTGTCTATTAATGCTGTTAACTTCTTTGGCCCACCTGCTGCGAACCGTAATTATGAAGCGGAGGTACAGGTAAAACAAAAGTATTTTGCTCCTAAAAAGTACAACCGTTACAATTTCGGTATCCAGAACCAGGCTATTTCCTTTGAGAAAGATGTGAAAGAGGGCAGCACCGACGACAATGGTAATGCCAGCATGAGTTATGCTGTACCGGATATATATGCCAATAAAGGACTGTTGCAGGCTACATTCTATGCTACCGTATTTGATGAAACAGGCCGGCCGGTAAGCCGTACCGCCGCTGCCGATATTTTCACGCAAAATGTATTCTTTGGCATTGGCAGTGATGGTTACTGGTATTACCCGTTGAACCAGTCTATCCGTTTTCCGCTCATCGCCCTGGACAAGAATGAGAACCTGGCTGCGGGCGCCAAAGCTGAAGTAAAGGTGATCAAGCATGATTACCGTACCATTCTGCGGAAAGAAGGCAGTTATTTCCGTTATGAATCGCAGCAGGATGATAAGGTAGTGGCGCAGCAGGTAGTAGCGGTAAGCGGTGAGAATACAGCCTTCTCCTTTGTGCCACGGTCACCGGGCAATTATGAGGTGCGGGTGGCTATTCCCGGTGCTTCCAGTTATGTGAGCCGTACTTTCTATAGTTATGGCTTCTGGGGTGGCGATAACAGTTCTTTTGAAGTGGATGCAGAAGGCAATATTGATATAGAGCTGGATAAGTCTACTTACCAGTCGGGCGAAAGCGCCAAAGTATTGTTCAAGACACCTTTCAGCGGACGTATGCTGGTAACGATGGAAACAGATAAGGTGGTTTCTTACCAGTATGTAAATGTGGAGAACCGCAGCGCCTCTGTTGACCTGAAACTGACGGCAGAACATTTGCCCAACGTATATGTTACCGCTACACTGATCAAGCCGCATGATGTAAGTGAAATACCGCTTACCGTGGCACATGGCTTCCAGAGCATCCGCGTGGAAGAGAAAGACCGTAAGATAGCAGTTGCTATTGAAGCTCAGAAAGCAGTGCGTTCCCGTACCCGCCAAACGGTGAAGGTAAAAGCGGCGCCCGGCAGTTATGTTACGCTGGCCGCGGTAGATAATGGTGTACTGCAGGTGAGCGATTTCCAGACCCCCGATCCTTATGGTTATTTCTATGCGCCTAAATCTTTGGAGGTATCGGCGTATGATATGTACCCCCTCCTGTTCCCTGAATTGAAAGCGCGCCTGAGCAGTACGGGTGGTGACGGCGACCTGGAGATGAACAAGCGTACCAACCCCATGCCGGCCAAGCGCATTAAGATCGTTTCTTACTGGAGCGGTATTGCCAAAGCCGATGGCAGTGGTAATGCCAGCTTTGAGTTTGATATCCCCCAATTCAGTGGTGAAGTACGGCTGATGGCGGTAGCTTATAAAGATGAAAGCTTTGGCAGCAGTGAGAGCGCTATTACCGTGGCCGACCCATTGGTATTGAGCACCGCCCTGCCCAGGTTCCTGAGCCCGGGTGATACGGCTACAGTGCCGGTGATCATTACCAATACCACCGCAAAAAGTACCTCCGCTACCGCTACCTTGAATGTAAGCGGTCCGCTGAAAGTAATAGGTGATAGCAGGCAATCGGTATCCCTGAATGCCAATAGTGAGAACCGAGCCGTATTCCAGGTGGTAGCTACCCCTGCAGTGAATGTGGGTAAGGTGGCAGTAGAAGTACAGGGATTGGGCGAGAAGTTCAGTGATGAAACCGAGATCAGTGTGCGTCCGGCCTCCCCCTTACAGGTATTGACGGGCGGCGGCAGTATTACCGGCAGCAATACCCAACGTGTTGCGATACCGGTGAATGATTTCCTGCCGGGTAGTTCCGATTACCAGTTGATCGTAAGCCGCAGTCCTGCCCTTGAGCTGGGCAAGCAGTTGCGCTACCTGGTACAATATCCTTATGGCTGTACAGAACAAACGGTGTCGGCTGCCTTCCCGCAACTATACTATGAAGATATGGTGCAGCAAATGCAGGGAAAACAAATGGCTAACAGCGGCGCTAACTGGAATGTGCTGGAGGCTATCCGGAAGATCAAACTGCGCCAGTTATACACCGGTGGCGTTACGTTATGGGATGGCGAAGGTGAGGAGCAGTGGTGGGCCTCTGTTTATGCGGCTCACTTCTTAATTGAAGCGCAGAAAGCGGGTTTTGATGTGGATAAGAGCGTGCTGAACGGACTGACCAATTTCCTCAACAGCCGCCTGAAGAATAAAGAGACGATCCTTTATTATTATAACCAGAAGGAACAAAAGAAGATTGCGCCCAAGGAAGTGCCTTATAGTTTGTATGTGCTGGCGCTGGCCGGGAAGCCCAATGTGTCGGCCATGAACTATTATAAAGCCAACCCGCAGTTGTTGAGCCTGGATGGTAAATACCTGCTGAGTGTGGCGTATGCCATTGCGGGTGACAAAGCGAAGTTCCGGGAATTGCTGCCCACTTCCTTTACCGGGGAGGTATCGGTGGCGCAGACCGGTGGCAGCTTCTATTCCGATATACGTGATGAGGCGGTAGCATTGAATGCCTTACTGGATGTAGATCCCGGTAATCCGCAGATACCCACTATGACAAAGCATGTAGCCGATAAGCTGAAACAGCGGTATTGGTACAGCACCCAGGAATGTTCTTTCAGTTTCCTGGCGCTGGGCAAGCAGGCGCGGGCAGCCAATAATGCTACGGTAACGGCCGACGTAAAAGTGAATGGTAAAACAGTAGGTACTGCCGGTACCAATGTGCTGAAATTAAATGCGAAGCAGCTTGGCAACAATAATGTAGAGATTATAACCAAAGGCGAAGGCCGTCTTTATTATTACTGGCAGAGTGAAGGCATCAGTGCGAGCGGCAGCTATAAAGAGGAAGACAATTATATCCGGGTACGCCGGAAATTCTTTGACCGTTATGGCCGGGTGGTGAGTGGCAACAGCTTTAAGCAAAATGATATGATCGTGGTGCAGATCACACTGGAAAAGACCTACAGCGGAGATGTGGACAATATAGTGATTGCTGACCTGTTGCCGGCCGGGTTTGAAATAGAGAACCCGCGTACGAAAGAGATACCAGGTATGGACTGGATCAAAGATGCCCATACGCCCACGGCGCTGGATGTGCGTGATGACCGGATTAACCTGTTTGTAAACCTGCAAAGCACGAAACAAACGTATTATTATGCGGTGCGTGCGGTATCGCCCGGCTTGTATCATATGGGACCTGTAAGCGCCGATGCCATGTATAATGGAGAATACCATTCTTATAATGGTGCAGGGGTTATACGGGTAACACAGTAA